CAATGACAAGATATTAACGgctttattgctttttttttttaagaataaaactTTTTCTGAGCAACAGGAAGTCtgttgttgccatggaaacatttatttatctataGTTGTTTACATTAGCTAATTTCTATTAAAAATATACCAAACTATCCGTCAGCAGCTcctgttagcagctcctgttagCAGTGACCTCATGGATGAACAGACAACcatcactggatcactgtgatactgaagagaagttaaaacatgaagattctCAGGGGAGTTCTGCTTTTACGCTGAGCGGcttcactgtctgtgtgtttacatttgagAGAGTTATGAGGAGTGTAAACACCAAACTAGACCTGAGAGTTCACAAGGGTCCATTTACTTTAGTTTTGGATTAATGTGTCGGGGTTTTAAGATGGAAGAAAACAGGAACACGTGTCTCTGCTGGATGTGATGTGAGGTCCGACCCGCCGTCGAAGCAGCGATTGTTTTGATGAGAATGTAACTTTAAAGTTGATTgaaatgttgtttattgttgtgaGCGATCACTTCTTCTTCTGGGACAGACAaccagacagaaaaaacatggCAGGATTATTAGGTGTCAGGTGTATTGAACAGATTCAACTGATTCTGATCGGCCCGGATCAGGACGGTCTCTTCTgcctgattggtcagtttttCCAGTTATTAGCGGAACGTTTGGATCCACATCAACTCACCCAGAACCcttaaaaacaatgtaaaacttGCATTAAATATATGCAccagaacccaatgaaaaacaggctcaacagGTACCGATGACATAAAACCAGTCTGCATGTTAGtaaatctgtttgtgtgttcagatgAAGATGGACGCGACCGACTCGTCCTCCTGCTGTTCGTCTTGCATCAGCCTGAAGGACAGATGTCCTCGACCGGCGGGACTCTTCAGCCTGCTCGTCACTAAAGGTAACGAACTGAGTCTATTCACAGAATCCTCAGAAACACCAGGTGGTGCTGAAGGAAGgctcatggtgtgtgtgtgtgtctgtgtgtgtgtgtgtgtgtgtgtgtgtgtgtgtgtgtgtgtgtgtgtgtgcagtgtgtctGTTCGCGCTGCTCTTCGGAGTCGTCTGGTCCATCACAGGACGCGAGTGTTTACCTGGAGGAAACCTGTTCGGCCTCGTCATCCTCTTCATCTGCTCCGTGCTCGGAGGGAAGCTGGTGGGGATGATCCAGCTGCCCACGCTGCCCCCCTTCCCTCCACTACTTGGTACGACCCCACAGGTGAAGCCACTCCGGTCTAGTTTGCAGGTAAGAATAAAAAAGTACTAATCCAGATGTTGTGGCAGGGATGCTGCTGGCAGGTCTGGTGTTGCGTAACGTCCCCTACATAACGGACGCCGTCTACATCGACACTCACTGGTCTGCAGCTCTGAGGAACATCGCCCTGTCAATCATCCTGACCAGAGCTGGACTGGGCCTGGACCCCTCGgtgagcacgcacacacacacacacacacacacacacacacacacacagagtaagaTATACATATACTGCACATACTCTGTAACcacgtgtgtgcgtgcgttcaTCCAGGCGCTGAGTCGTCTGAAGGCGGTGTGTGTGCGTCTTGCGATCGGTCCCTGTGTGGTGGAGGCCTGCATCGTCGCCATCGTTTCTCACTTCCTGCTCGGTCTGCCCTGGGTCTGGGGCTTCATACtggggtaacacacacacacacacacacacacacacacacacacacacacacacacacactaaagatAAATATCCAAATCAACacatctgtctaaatctgtaaGATTGTactgaaaatacataaaaatgactgtgtctgtgtgtgtgtgtctgtgtgtctgtgtgtgtgtgtgtgtctgtatgtgtgtgtgtgtgtgtgtgtgtgtgtgtgtagctttgTCCTGGCTGCAGTGTCTCCGGCGGTCGTGGTTCCTTCCATGTTGCTCCTGCAGAGAGAAGGATACGGAGTGGAGAAGGTAAAACATCAACTCATTAGTGTGATCACAGGTGATTCTCTGCCACCAGGGGGAGCAGGTGAGCAGATCCAGTCCCTgtaaactgtctgtctgtgtaggCTTGTCATAGAAAACACACCAGAACCAGCTACAGAACCTCCTCACTGTCCACTGTGTGATGTGTCCTTAACGTTGTGCGTCGTTGTTCAGGGCATCCCCACGCTGCTGATGGCTGCAGGGAGTTTTGATGATATTCTGGCCATAACAGGGTTCTCCACCTGCCTGGGGATCGCCTTCTCTACAGGTCTGTGCAGGAGAACAACGCTCTGTTCTGTCTGATTCTGTTCTGCTCAGCTCTACTTTGTTCGGTTCTATGTGCTGTGTTCGTCCTGCAGGTTCTACCTGGATGAACATACTGAAGGGGCTGCTGGAGGTGGTGGGAGGGGTCATAGCCGGGCTGATCCTGGGTCTGTTTCTGTGCTGCTTCCCCAGCAAAGACATGGTGAGAGTGTGTTACGCTATCGGAAATGTTAATGCAGCTGAATTCACTCTTTAAATCCCTGCCTGTCTCCCTGCAGGAGGACCTGGTGTTGAGGAGAACCCTCATGTTGTTGGGTCTGTCcatattttctgtcttcttcagtcATGTTATTGGTTTTGCTGGAGCTGGTGGTCTCTGCACGCTGGTGCTGGCCTTCCTGGCTGCTCTGGGCTGGAAGACAGACAAGGTAACACACATCCCGATCACTTACACCtggaggaaacacctggactCATCTCTTTCAGCTTGTCTTTGAACTGATGATACCACAGAACCCGTTCAGTCCCGGCTGTCTGAGCTTGCTGTGTGTCTTTACGTCCAGGCTCCGGTGGCAGCCATGGTGGGCCGGTCCTGGGATGTCTTCCAGCCGCTCCTCTTTGGTCTGATTGGAGCTGAGATCACCATAGCAAAGCTCAACCCCAGCACAGTGGGTAAGAACCACACTCGAAACAAACAGAATACAGTTTGGACCTGGTCCCAGTACTAGGAAGTGGACCAGGGACCAAACACTTTAATTTGAACTCTCTTTGTGGGTCTGGTGTCTGTGGTCAGGTCTAGGTTTGGCCTGCATCAGTATTGGTCTGGTGATCCGAGTGCTCGTCACCTTCCTGCTGGTTCATTTCGGAGGATTCAACCTGAAGGAGAAACTCTTCATCTCTGTGGCCTGGCTGCCTAAAGCCACCGTACAGGtccgtatgtgtgtgtaccaCAACGACAGGACCTCTGGACCCTCATCCCTGACGAGAACCAAATAAATGACCCCTAAAACCTCCTCCATGACCACTAGAACCCTTTAAAGGACCACTAGAACCTCATCAGCGACCACAAGAACCTCCTATAGAACCCCTAAAACATGTGGTACAACTACTAAAACAAACAATTCCTTTTACTACAACATCTAGAGTCCCGTCAGTCATCattagcacctttaaaggtccTGTAGAACCTCCTGAATGTCTTAGAGACTCGTAAAGGTCCAGGCATCAGTAACAACAAGTGTAACAATAATATCTTTGTTTGTGCTtacttgtttattttgtgtcagGCTGCTATTGGCTCCAAGGCGCTGGACATggcgagggaggagggggatgaGACCTTAATAAAGTTCGGTCTGGACGTGCTAACGTTGGCCGTGTTAGCCATCCTGACCACAGCGCCTATCGGAGCGTTGGGTATCGGACTGGCAGGACCGCGTCTCTTGGCCcggcaggtcaaaggtcagcgcacacacatccacacctGACACATGTGGTCTTTCTACATTTGATGGTTTGAAATCACATTTAACGAACCTTTTGATCTTAATCTCAGCAGACGAGACGGAAGGCGAAGACACAACTCTGAGCGTCAACGGGACTCATGACAAAGACAACGGGACCCTCGAGAGCAGGCTATGAAGCGTCTGATTGGACAAATAAAGCTATATATTATACACCTTAAGTTAACCTTCTGAAGTTGAAgatatgttttataaaatatctTTGCTGTATGTATGTAACCTCTGCTGTATACGACTCATGAATATGAAATTATATATTCTGTGGTTTTCTGTAGTTCTTTTTcctttattaagattaatattTCCAACAGTTACTGTGAGGACGTGATTTATAACTGGTCTGTCATTAATGCTCAATAAACACTTATCAGTAAAGATAAAATGTGACCTATTTACAGCGCAGCAGTTCTGAGAAGAAGCTAACACTGTTGTTGGGAGAAGCTAACATTGATGTTAGCCTGGTAGAGAAGCTAACAATGTTGTTATCCCTTTAGGAGAAGCTTTGTGCAGTTAATCGATTACTGTAActgatttgttttactttttctaTTTACTTGAATTTTCACTGCCGTacttttatctgacagctttacaGATTCATATTTTACAACCAAAACATATAAACAACGTACAGTATGATCCCACGATGacatcacccattggtttgttCACTTCTGTTTAGAAGCCATATTTTTAGCATTACTGACATAATAAATCAGTTGAGACGTGGTTTCTGGTTGACAGTGGCCACAGCAATGAGAAGCAAACAAGGACCTTTTTTAACTACAAAGCCAGATATGAATCTGTCTCTGggtgtttcctgtcacttgCGTCACGTGTTTTCTTCCTCACACCCCAGACCACACTGCAGCCATCTACAAGCACCCACACTGACGGACAGAAGTCATTTTCAAAAAGCTACAGGCCACATTGCTCTGGTATTAGTAGTGGCAGacgcagcactacagtactttaATGCTGGTAGCGTAGCGTCGATCGCACTGCTCAGGACAGAATAATTACAGGAGTTTGGTTCTTAACTCAACGTAACTGCACAAATGTTTAGTGAAGTTATGAGCTGCTTACAGAAATTAATATACAGCTTAGATTCAAGCTTTATTTCCTTTAAACTACCGTTTATAAATAACTGACCGCCAACAACGATGTGAAGTAAAATCATGACTGTTTACTGACGGCTTCACTGTGGTTTACAAGTGTGTCTATTCTATTGTTAGCCTGTTTGAGAAGCTAATGTTGTTGTTAGCTTGTTGGAGATTGGAAGGGAACATTGTTGTTAGCCAGTTTTACAAGCTAACACTAATGTTATCCCGTTTGGAGTTagactgttggagaagctaGCATTGATTTTAGCTGAAGGGAGAAGCTAACATTGATGTTAGCCTGACAAAAGGCTAAAACTGATGTTAGACTGTCAGAGAAGCTAACACTGTCTATAtcttgttggagaagctaacactgtcTCCTATCCAACGCCTATTGGAGTCGAGATGAAAGCATTGTTATTAGCATGTAGAAGAAGCTAGCATTAATGTTCACATGtaggagaagctaacactgtgGCCTGTTAGAGAGGTCAGCTGTCAGAGAAGCTAATATTGTTGTTGCCTGTCGGAGAGTGGATGCTAACCTTGATGTTAGTGTGAAGAAGCTAACACTGTTGTTAGCCTGCTAGAGAAGCTAACATCTGTGTGAGCCTGTCGGAACAGAGACGCTTAAACTGAAGTCAAATAAAGATGCTAACCAGCGAACCAGGTTGATTGATTTATGTCTGAACAGAGTCAGGCTGTAGCTGTTTCCCCtatttccagtcttcatgctaagatAAGATAAccagctgccagctgcagctTCATGGTGGCATACAGCAACGACAGAGGCATTCATCTCATCTAATCAGCACCTTTCCTGAATTGTCGAACTGTCTAAGAAGTTGTAAATAAAGGACGTGTGTGTCAGACGTATAGAAGTGTGTTCCTCAGTCAGGACTCATCACAGCTGATGTCTGTATGATGGTGTTGCCTGCTCCTTCATGCAGCTGCCTGCTCTGTGTGAGGCGAGAGAGCACGAGGCCACTTGAGACAAACAGGATGTGAGCGTCGTCTCTGGTTCCTGCGTCTCACCGCTCATGAGCAGGTGACAGCAAACAGCTTGATGCTTACAGacacttttaaaacaattaaaaacaagacattaaacATTCATCAGACACATTTGAATATTTGGATCCCAGAACTGagttttgataaaaaaataatagtgtgtgtctttgttgtgtgGTGTGCAGAGCGCACACCCACTCCTACCCTCCCTGTGGTTTAAGAAGAGGATGTTAAATAAACCACATCTGCTACCAGACGGTCAGTGAAGCTCCAGCCTGCAGACAACATGAAGTCgactctgctgctcctctgtaaGTACATTCACCACTGCAGGTGTGTTTATTATTGAACTCTGCTGAAGAGAATCAGGATGCTGAGCTGTTCGATGTGATTTCAGCAGTTATTAAACATTAATCAGATGATAATATGTAAGTGTGTGATCtggtgtccacacacacacacacactgatgagtGACGGTTGTTTCAGTGCTGATGGCCTCCTGGACGTCTGCACACGGTCGTGGTgagtttcatgtgtttctctgtgtgattgAAGCGTAAACGTTGGTTCAGGTTGCCGTCATGCTCTCAATGTTCGTATGTTCTGAACATCTCTGATGaactttgatgtgtttttgccGCTGGCCGCCAACCGCTCAgcgcttcctgtctgtctgaagtTCGCTCGCTTGCTGCAGAGACGGTGTGACCTCCTCGGCATCAGTTGAAATGACTGTCGGCGCTCTCACGTGGTCGTAGTAACTGAGTGATGGGTGGATGGAAACACAGCGAAACCTCAAACGTCAACACCAGAGACCACTGATCATTTCCTCTTTCCATCCAGCAGCCAACACTCACTTGTCGTAAAGTCAGTGTCCACTGCAGACAAAGTTCAGTAGATGTGTCACCTCATCAGGTCAGATCCAGTAGAAACCTGGTGTAGGCTGGTCTGAAGCCTGTGGGAGCTTCACACGTCCTTCTGAGATGTGACGCTGGACGGTCGAGTGATGGGGGAGAGGTGCTGATGAAGGTTCACACATTGGTAGCTATGATAGTGTCCTCGTTCACACCTGCTTCCTGGGGCACATGTTGTTCATACACGTTGTTCATACACGTTGTTCATACACGTGTTTGCTGGAGCTCGTCACCGACTGTAACTCTTCAGTGTGTCTGAACTCCTGTGGTGAAGAGTGAGTAGATGCTGACATGTTTCAAACTGAGGACTTCACACTGCGTTTCAGACATTTTCTACTTTTCACTTCATTTACCGACAACAGAAGTGACTTTAGATTTAAGATTTAAGAACATATGATCAGCGGTTGAAAGTAACTTAGtactttcactcaagtactgtgcttatGTCGACTTTTGAGGACGTTGTACTTGAATATTTTGATTTATACTTTGACTTCACTGCATGTTGGAGGGAAATGAAGCCAACAGTAATCTGTGTTGTCACATATGATGGATCTCTGTAGACTGATGTCTTCATAAGAACGAGGGCTGAACAATAAGGACAAAATTTCATATCTCGATATTCATGCCAGATATCTCGATAtcgatacgatacgatatgacTACGGGTTTGAAAACCAagtatttttcagaaaaataaaaacatcataatACAAAAGAATGTGGAAAGTGCACTTTTATTGATAATAACTCACTGCCAGTCTTCAACgttaacataaaaaatatgtaaataaaatggacCGTTAAACTGATGTAAGGTTCGGCTGTCCGGCTCGACCACAGGTCCGAAATGATCGATTTCATGGAGCTCGGATTCAACattcattttacacattatagAGTTTCAGAATGGCCacttgattaaaatgtgttcGGGATGGTATTTTATAACGCTTGTCCAGCGTCCGaaccatttttttaaagccCTCTTTCGAGACTGTGCACACAGGTACCATGTCTTTCACATTGTGGTACGTTACAGCGTCTGTAATGTCTTTATGTCTCGTGGACGTCAACACGGTGTAACGCTACTGAACGCACCAGCAATCAAACTTTGCTTGGGCTTCTTTTGGGATGACTGAGAAGTCCCCGGTGTTTCTCTCATTGCAACACACTCTTCGTGCACGAGCTGCACAACACCTCGCTCTGGTTTACATCATCCTTTTCAAATCCTAAATACCTCCAAATAATGGAGGATGATTTATGTTTTGGCACCAAATCAGATTCAGCACCGCCACCGGCCGCATTATCTTCTGCACTCgtgtcacttttctttctttctttttaatttcccgctgtgtttgtagtgtgtgtgtgtgcgtctcccTCACTCCCGCCCTCGTATGTTTGTCATTGGTTGGCTTCAGCTGTCGATCCACAGCAAGCATgaaataaggtttgtggttggctggggtgggggtgggggatCTATATCGTTTGTATCGTTGCTTTTTCGATATTAATATCTTGAATGTTCATATCTACATATAGATACGATAACGATATATCGTTCAGCCCTAATAAGAACCATATCTAAATTATCTCATAAGGTCCAAATCATTGTCAGATGATACCGGATGTGTTCCCAGAATGCATTTCAGCCATTGCTTTCCGCCGCTTCTGCTCTCCACACAGACTCTTTATCCTGAATAAAGCTGGTGACTGACACGTTCACAGAGtaaaggtgtgtttgtgtctcctgcAGCCCGTGTGACCGTCAGCCCCGACGTGTCTCAGTTCAGCGAGTACAGGCAGATGACTGTGAGCTGTGAGCACGGCGCCGGTCAGTGGACAGTGTGGAGATACACAACCGGGTTAGTTCACCACCAACAAGCTGCTTTGGGTTTGACGCCATCAACAATAAATCTGATAGACTTCCCTGGACGACGACTCTCCAGCTCATCCGTTGTTTCTACGTTTTTCTCTGGTTTCATTGTGATTGTTGATAATCTCTGATGACGCGACCCAGACAACTTTCAGATGTAAGTGATGGTCTTAATCAAGACGCGCAGAGCATGTAGGGCGCGTCCAGCTCCAGTGAGCGGGTAGGACCACTGCGCTACTTCAACACCTAACATTATAAAGACatgatgagttttgtttctgACCAACGTTACATCTGACAGGATCAGTCGGGATCACCAGAGCTTCACTACAATCCACTGTACTGAAACAGatctgctgtgatgtgatggcATCTGTCATGTGTCTGTTTCCCAGTTCCGAACAGGTTTTGTCCGAGTGTGGCAAAGACTGGGGCAACCAGACGTCCTCCGCCTGCGTCATATTGACCACCAAACTGTCCGACAGCGGCGTGTACTGGTGTCAGTccaaacagagagacagcagcaaCGCCATCAACATCACTGTCACCAGTAAGATTCATAACATGACACATGAGACTCGTGGACACTTCctgttcttcttcctgtttctggACATTTCTTTACCCACAGATTTGAAATCCATGCAACATGTGTGACTCATGAGTCTATGAAGTCAGCAGTCAGTTCTGATTCACATGAATTGTTTAAATGGGAACTGATAGAAGGAAGTGAATCAGGGTTTGTAAGATGATCCAGCAGCACATCCTTCAACACAGCTTCTGTCTCAGTTTGTAAATGTATCAGCAGCTGTTGATCAGACAGTGTGAAGGTGGATGAAGtgctgtagtttgtctctgtgttgagGTGGAGCAGTGATCCTGCAGAGTCCTGTCCTCCCTGTGATGGAGGGAGATGATGTCACTCTGACCTGTACAACAAAGACCTCCAACCTCTCAGCTGGTTTCTATAAAGATGGCTCCCTCATCAGGACTGAGCCTACAGGTCACATGACCATCCACCATGTTTCCAGGTCTGATGAAGGCCTCTACAAGTGTCACACCAGGGAACATGGAGAGTCTCCACCCAGCTGGCTGGGGATGAAAGGTAAAGACCAGGATCTCTGATTCACTTTCCATGTCCTGTAGTACATGTGACTAACACTATAAGACACAATGTAACCTTCAGTGAATGACTCACATTACATGTGTGTACTGAGGAGAGAGCTGTTTCTGCAGAGACGTTTGTGGCTGCAACCTTTTCTTTGAGCAGCATCTAGTGGAGGTTAGAGGAACTGTGTTCAGCTCAGTTCATTTCACAGCTGAAATTAACATGCGTCCTCgagactccatgtttctactcaaagacagaaagaagttcatgtagaacatttgctgaatttacaagaaggaacaaataagtcagaatcagtcagagacagagtttcacacagtttataaagtgtctccaactcaacaactcactaaactgacacatttgttaagggagtctggggatgttgtggttactggttcaatggttggatcagttcaaacagactgtgtgtaatctattctgcctgttgttgtgtcttcttcttcttcttcttcttcttctacctcttcctcttcctcagagGACGTCAGTTGAGTCAGCGGTCTTTCAATGTGGTCACACTCAGctcagaccacctctgaatgtggtctgagtgatccGAACACACCTGTTCTCTGAGCTGTACAGGTGTGATCGGATCGCTCAGGACAGATGTTTTGATAGCAGGTCTGAACAGCCTTTTTCTGTGTCCCCAGATGATTCTCCCCCAGCCTCGCTCTCAGTGTCACCAGACTCGTCTCAGCTGTACGAGTATGAGAATGTAACTCTGACCTGTGGTGGCAACAGCCGCTCTCACGGATGGGAGGTCATGAGGGCCGTGAACACCGCCAACTCGCGTGGCAAGCTCAGCCTTCAAACCTGTGGAAGGAAATGGGGAACTCCCACCGACGTTGGCTGCATCCTCCAGACAGTCAAGAAGACTGACAGTGGAGTTTACTGGTGTGAGTCTCCTGCGAGGCAGCGGAGCAACTCCGTCAGCTTCATGGTGTTCGGTAAGAGCAGCTTCCTAATGACAAAACCTTCTGTTGTTGATTCATCAAAACATCAAGCTGAAGTGTTGGCAGACTAACGCAGATGAAGGTTGTCGTTAGctatttctcttctctttcgCTAGTTTCTTCACAATCCCTGAACTCTCAACAGGAAACCACAAGTTAGCAACCTACACGCTAAAAAAATAGCAAGTTacatacacacagtaacatttctggagcttcacagtaaaacagagttgcagcattcagctgaacaactgaagcagctggagatgatttaagcatcagatgtctccatgcagctcgtctgctgtgtaGTGGGTATTCGCAGTGTATTTATGAAGGTGGACAGTGGCGGCTGTGTCCAATCAGAATTTAGTCTCAGTCTCTTTAGCTAAGTTCACAATGGTTGAGTTTGCTGCCGTTGCTAACAATTCCAAGGTTGCCTGTTGTGACTGTGAGAAAGTAAGTAACTTATTGCTGACGGTCAGTACAGGATGGATCGAGTTGTTAGTTACATCCTCTGGATAAACTAGTTTAACACTCGTACAGTTAGCATTTATCTTCGCTAAAAACTAATCACTAATGCAACCAACTCACTGTCTCTGTGTTCAGATAAAGAAGTGATCCTGAGGAGTCCTGTCCTCCCCGTGAGGATGGGAGATGATGTCACTCTGACCTGTAACACATCCAAAGGTCTCCCCATCCTCTCAGCTGATTTCTATAAAGATGGCTCCCTCATCAGGACTGAGCCTGCAGGTCGCATGAccatccaaaatgtttccaggTCTGATGAAGGCCTCTACAAGTGTAACATCAGGGAACATGGAGAGTCTTCATCCAGCGAGCTGTTTGTTATAGGTTAGTGTGAATGGACCTGACCCGAGGCGACCAGGCTCCGATCAAGTTGACCAAATCTGACCTGAAGCAACCAAATCACACTCGACCAGACTCCACTTGAACCGACCCGACCTGACCCAACTGGATTCCACTTAAATCAACCCAATCTGACTCGACTGCACTAGAATCAACCAATTTTGACTCACCCAGACTCCATCTCAAATGGACCCGACCAGCCTCGACCTGACTCCACCTGAACCGACCCGTATGAACTGATAACGCTGCCGTAATTCTGCATGTTAGAAGTGAagcttcatgttttaattgttgtcCAACGTTGTGATTGTCAAAGTCGGCTCAGATGTGCAGAGGCTCATTCTTCTTCCATGTTTGCTGAACTGTGTCTCATTATGTCTTTTAAGACGTCAACCTGaccaggtgtgtttgtttgtccagATCCTCTGGACACGCCCCCTGCAGCTCTGTGGCTGCCTGTGCTGAAAGGGATCTACTACGTGCTGAAGATCGCTCCGTACTGCATCTGCACTTACTTCATGGTACCGTTACTTCGTCAGATGCTCACAGGTAACGCTGACCTACTCATACCAAGGATGTTATATTAaacctggacacagtgttggaggcggagccacgttcattcctatgaaaacTCCTCGGTGGCGTCTTGAAGCCAAAAATGCTCGACTTCCCGGGTATGAAAATACCCAAATACCCgagaaatgactcgtttcactgtcagctgttcggtccaataacatttgtaaaGTCTAGAagcacgattaaattatttctcTCTATTCAAGTGTGCTTCCAACactgtgttcaggttttaataaaacatctttGGTTCTCAGGCTAAATGCTAAAAACATCATGCTAGCATGCTTTCAATAACAAtgctagcatgctgatgtttaccATCTATAATGTTTACTATGTCCCCCATGTTATTTTAGCATGGTAGCAGCTTACATTAGCTAATTATCACCAAAAATGCAGCTGACGCTGACGGACTGCTAGCAGACTGAAATCATGAGTTGTACATTCACAGCTGCCTCGATAAATGGATGGATCTCTATGTGCGTTCATCtattgtttaaagaaaaaatatgtcagatttctgacttaaaatgtcttaaaacatttagacctttgtt
This is a stretch of genomic DNA from Pagrus major chromosome 10, Pma_NU_1.0. It encodes these proteins:
- the LOC141003496 gene encoding sodium/hydrogen exchanger 9B2 isoform X2; amino-acid sequence: MLIKGVNMVSSDQVVTSSLLQTSMIQLFLCFTVKLQKCSAEKLSSLFSLSLSLSLSLSLSLSLSLSLTHTHTHTHTHTHTHLAVVKRGSKVQVGQEEREITVLPRRKTDEMDDTAGMKMDATDSSSCCSSCISLKDRCPRPAGLFSLLVTKVCLFALLFGVVWSITGRECLPGGNLFGLVILFICSVLGGKLVGMIQLPTLPPFPPLLGMLLAGLVLRNVPYITDAVYIDTHWSAALRNIALSIILTRAGLGLDPSALSRLKAVCVRLAIGPCVVEACIVAIVSHFLLGLPWVWGFILGFVLAAVSPAVVVPSMLLLQREGYGVEKGIPTLLMAAGSFDDILAITGFSTCLGIAFSTGSTWMNILKGLLEVVGGVIAGLILGLFLCCFPSKDMEDLVLRRTLMLLGLSIFSVFFSHVIGFAGAGGLCTLVLAFLAALGWKTDKAPVAAMVGRSWDVFQPLLFGLIGAEITIAKLNPSTVGLGLACISIGLVIRVLVTFLLVHFGGFNLKEKLFISVAWLPKATVQAAIGSKALDMAREEGDETLIKFGLDVLTLAVLAILTTAPIGALGIGLAGPRLLARQVKDETEGEDTTLSVNGTHDKDNGTLESRL
- the LOC141003496 gene encoding sodium/hydrogen exchanger 9B2 isoform X1, encoding MLIKGVNMVSSDQVVTSSLLQTSMIQLFLCFTVKLQKCSAEKLSSLFSLSLSLSLSLSLSLSLSLSLTHTHTHTHTHTHTHLAVVKRGSKVQVGQEEREITVLPRRKTDEMDDTAGMKMDATDSSSCCSSCISLKDRCPRPAGLFSLLVTKVCLFALLFGVVWSITGRECLPGGNLFGLVILFICSVLGGKLVGMIQLPTLPPFPPLLGMLLAGLVLRNVPYITDAVYIDTHWSAALRNIALSIILTRAGLGLDPSALSRLKAVCVRLAIGPCVVEACIVAIVSHFLLGLPWVWGFILGFVLAAVSPAVVVPSMLLLQREGYGVEKGIPTLLMAAGSFDDILAITGFSTCLGIAFSTGSTWMNILKGLLEVVGGVIAGLILGLFLCCFPSKDMEDLVLRRTLMLLGLSIFSVFFSHVIGFAGAGGLCTLVLAFLAALGWKTDKAPVAAMVGRSWDVFQPLLFGLIGAEITIAKLNPSTVGLGLACISIGLVIRVLVTFLLVHFGGFNLKEKLFISVAWLPKATVQAAIGSKALDMAREEGDETLIKFGLDVLTLAVLAILTTAPIGALGIGLAGPRLLARQVKADETEGEDTTLSVNGTHDKDNGTLESRL
- the LOC141003496 gene encoding sodium/hydrogen exchanger 9B2 isoform X3 — protein: MLLAGLVLRNVPYITDAVYIDTHWSAALRNIALSIILTRAGLGLDPSALSRLKAVCVRLAIGPCVVEACIVAIVSHFLLGLPWVWGFILGFVLAAVSPAVVVPSMLLLQREGYGVEKGIPTLLMAAGSFDDILAITGFSTCLGIAFSTGSTWMNILKGLLEVVGGVIAGLILGLFLCCFPSKDMEDLVLRRTLMLLGLSIFSVFFSHVIGFAGAGGLCTLVLAFLAALGWKTDKAPVAAMVGRSWDVFQPLLFGLIGAEITIAKLNPSTVGLGLACISIGLVIRVLVTFLLVHFGGFNLKEKLFISVAWLPKATVQAAIGSKALDMAREEGDETLIKFGLDVLTLAVLAILTTAPIGALGIGLAGPRLLARQVKADETEGEDTTLSVNGTHDKDNGTLESRL
- the LOC141003500 gene encoding sialoadhesin-like isoform X1 gives rise to the protein MKSTLLLLLLMASWTSAHGRARVTVSPDVSQFSEYRQMTVSCEHGAGQWTVWRYTTGSEQVLSECGKDWGNQTSSACVILTTKLSDSGVYWCQSKQRDSSNAINITVTSGAVILQSPVLPVMEGDDVTLTCTTKTSNLSAGFYKDGSLIRTEPTGHMTIHHVSRSDEGLYKCHTREHGESPPSWLGMKDDSPPASLSVSPDSSQLYEYENVTLTCGGNSRSHGWEVMRAVNTANSRGKLSLQTCGRKWGTPTDVGCILQTVKKTDSGVYWCESPARQRSNSVSFMVFDKEVILRSPVLPVRMGDDVTLTCNTSKGLPILSADFYKDGSLIRTEPAGRMTIQNVSRSDEGLYKCNIREHGESSSSELFVIDPLDTPPAALWLPVLKGIYYVLKIAPYCICTYFMVPLLRQMLTGRKPPGLSEDDEEVDQPYDDVTTEHHF
- the LOC141003500 gene encoding sialoadhesin-like isoform X2, with protein sequence MASWTSAHGRARVTVSPDVSQFSEYRQMTVSCEHGAGQWTVWRYTTGSEQVLSECGKDWGNQTSSACVILTTKLSDSGVYWCQSKQRDSSNAINITVTSGAVILQSPVLPVMEGDDVTLTCTTKTSNLSAGFYKDGSLIRTEPTGHMTIHHVSRSDEGLYKCHTREHGESPPSWLGMKDDSPPASLSVSPDSSQLYEYENVTLTCGGNSRSHGWEVMRAVNTANSRGKLSLQTCGRKWGTPTDVGCILQTVKKTDSGVYWCESPARQRSNSVSFMVFDKEVILRSPVLPVRMGDDVTLTCNTSKGLPILSADFYKDGSLIRTEPAGRMTIQNVSRSDEGLYKCNIREHGESSSSELFVIDPLDTPPAALWLPVLKGIYYVLKIAPYCICTYFMVPLLRQMLTGRKPPGLSEDDEEVDQPYDDVTTEHHF